In Labrus mixtus chromosome 11, fLabMix1.1, whole genome shotgun sequence, a single window of DNA contains:
- the si:ch211-120k19.1 gene encoding mpv17-like protein gives MNRAWAVFKAHPYISNVLGYTTLFASADLIQQSVLGGKPAAGSPAEESAGIDWCQTARVATVGFCFHANFNYHWLKGLERMLPGGGVKAVTGKVVVDQLIAAPLTISAFYIGLSLLENKDDPLEDWRQKFWTSYKAGVAFWSTMQAVNFALVPPVARTTFLGGIALAFTIFLCHLRKQPNHTLE, from the exons ATGAATCGGGCCTGGGCTGTGTTCAAAGCCCACCCTTACATCAGTAACGTCCTGGGATACACAACACTGTTTGCTTCTGCTGACCTCATACAGCAAAGCGTGCTGGGAGGGAAACCCGCCGCAGGATCGCCAGCCGAGGAGTCAGCCGGCATTGACTGGTGTCAGACGGCTCGAGTTGCGACTGTCGGCTTCTGTTTCCATGCCAACTTCAACTACCACTGGCTGAAAGGGCTGGAGAGGATGCTGCCGGGAGGAGGGGTGAAGGCGGTGACAGGGAAAGTTGTGGTGGATCAGCTGATAGCAGCTCCTCTCACCATAAGTGCATTTTATATTG GTTTGAGTTTACTAGAAAACAAAGATGACCCACTCGAAGACTGGAGACAGAAATTCTGGACATCTTACAAG GCTGGAGTAGCATTCTGGTCAACAATGCAG GCAGTAAACTTCGCTCTGGTCCCGCCTGTGGCTCGGACAACATTTCTGGGAGGCATCGCTCTGGCTTTTACCATCTTCCTGTGTCACCTCAGAAAGCAGCCTAACCACACActtgaataa